The nucleotide sequence AACTGATCATTGAAAGCTCGCTTGGGTAGTGGGGTAAACCTGATATTTTGTAGTTGTTTGCTAAAATACGGCGTATGCCGTATTTGTCATGGTGCGATATGAAAATGTGCTCCACACCAGTTCACTGCCCGAAATGTGGCGGTAATGATGTTAAAAGCTTTGGTTACAGTGTTCATAATGTTCCTCGCTACTTTTGCTGTAATGCTGAATGTGAAACCAAGTCCTTTATGCTTGAGTACCGGTATAAAGCTTATGAGCCAGGCGTTAAAGAAAAAGTCGTCGATATGGCAATTAATGGTGGCGGCATCAGGGATACAAGCAGGGTTTTGGGAATCAATAAAAAAACAGTAATAAACACATTAAAAAAAAGAGAAAGGCTTAGTTCAAGTTAATCCAAATATTCAGAAAATGGATCTTGGAACGGGTGCTGTGATTCACGTAGGCCGTGCCTGCCAAGAGGCTGAGATAGATGAACAGTGGTCGTATGTGTTTGAAAAAAGTAACCAGCGTTGGCTTTGGCATGCAGTTGATCATGCGACCAATACTGTTTTGGCTTACGTTTTTGGGAAACGAAAGGATGAGGTTTTCAAAAAACTAAAAGAGCTTCTTGAACCATTTGGTATCAAGAAATTTTATACTGATGATTGGGGAGCCTATGAACGTAATCTCGACGAAAGCAGACACATCATTGGAAAAGAAAATACTCAGAAAATTGAACGTAAAAACCTGAATT is from Endozoicomonas gorgoniicola and encodes:
- a CDS encoding IS1-like element transposase, coding for MKMCSTPVHCPKCGGNDVKSFGYSVHNVPRYFCCNAECETKSFMLEYRYKAYEPGVKEKVVDMAINGGGIRDTSRVLGINKKTVINTLKKRERLSSS
- a CDS encoding IS1 family transposase; its protein translation is MDLGTGAVIHVGRACQEAEIDEQWSYVFEKSNQRWLWHAVDHATNTVLAYVFGKRKDEVFKKLKELLEPFGIKKFYTDDWGAYERNLDESRHIIGKENTQKIERKNLNFRTWIKRLARKTICFSKLEQMHDIVIGLLINKIEFGIDIHEI